Proteins found in one Serinicoccus marinus DSM 15273 genomic segment:
- a CDS encoding sugar porter family MFS transporter, with protein MSQQPQVQVGERDYYLGKAILLASVAALGGFLFGFDTAVINGAVNAMRNDFEMGAGLTGFVVSSALLGCMVGAYVAGRLAERMGRIRVMMLASALFTLSAIGSGFAFGPVDMILWRVIGGIGVGMASVIAPAYIAEIAPASIRGRLGSLQQLAIVVGIFIALLSDYFLAGVAGGSAEALWGSTAWRWMFWAEIIPALAYGVLATTIPESPRYLVTLGKLDEAREVLGRVMLRGIPERIKEIQRTVRRDAKTSLSDLVKSGGGLLPIVWIGIGLSVFQQFVGINVIFYYSSTLWQAVGFTEEDALTQTVITSVTNIVVTIVAIALIDKIGRRVLLMIGSAGMFLTLGTMAWIFANAPIVDGSPQLGDSTGLVALIAANGFVVFFGMSWGPGVWVLLGEMFNNRIRATALGVAAAAQWLANFAISTSFPRMAELGLGFAYGFYTLFALLSFFFVLKFVPETNGRELEDMD; from the coding sequence ATGAGCCAGCAACCACAGGTCCAGGTGGGCGAGCGCGACTACTACCTCGGCAAGGCCATCCTGCTCGCGTCCGTCGCGGCGCTCGGCGGCTTCCTCTTCGGCTTCGACACCGCCGTCATCAACGGCGCGGTCAACGCGATGCGCAACGACTTCGAGATGGGGGCCGGGCTGACCGGTTTCGTCGTCAGCTCGGCGCTGCTGGGCTGCATGGTCGGCGCCTACGTCGCCGGTCGCCTGGCGGAGCGGATGGGGCGCATCCGCGTGATGATGCTCGCCTCGGCGCTGTTCACCCTCTCGGCGATCGGCTCCGGCTTCGCCTTCGGGCCGGTGGACATGATCCTGTGGCGCGTGATCGGCGGCATCGGCGTGGGGATGGCCTCGGTCATCGCGCCGGCCTACATCGCCGAGATCGCGCCGGCCTCGATCCGTGGTCGGCTCGGCTCGCTGCAGCAGCTCGCGATCGTCGTCGGCATCTTCATCGCGCTGCTCTCCGACTACTTCCTCGCGGGGGTCGCCGGCGGGTCTGCCGAGGCGCTCTGGGGCAGCACCGCGTGGCGCTGGATGTTCTGGGCCGAGATCATCCCGGCCCTGGCCTACGGCGTCCTCGCCACGACCATCCCCGAGTCGCCGCGCTACCTGGTGACCCTCGGCAAGCTGGACGAGGCCCGCGAGGTGCTGGGGCGCGTGATGCTGCGGGGCATACCGGAGCGGATCAAGGAAATCCAGCGCACCGTGCGCCGCGACGCCAAGACCTCGCTGTCCGACCTGGTGAAGTCCGGCGGCGGGCTGCTGCCGATCGTCTGGATCGGCATCGGGCTGTCGGTCTTCCAGCAGTTCGTCGGGATCAACGTCATCTTCTACTACTCCTCGACGCTGTGGCAGGCGGTCGGCTTCACCGAGGAGGACGCGCTCACCCAGACCGTCATCACCTCGGTGACCAACATCGTCGTGACCATCGTCGCGATCGCGCTCATCGACAAGATCGGGCGGCGGGTGCTGCTCATGATCGGCTCGGCCGGGATGTTCCTCACGCTCGGCACGATGGCGTGGATCTTCGCCAACGCGCCGATCGTGGACGGGTCCCCGCAGCTCGGGGACAGCACCGGCCTGGTGGCGCTCATCGCGGCCAACGGTTTCGTGGTCTTCTTCGGTATGTCGTGGGGCCCGGGCGTCTGGGTGCTGCTGGGCGAGATGTTCAACAACAGGATCCGGGCCACGGCGCTGGGTGTCGCGGCGGCGGCCCAGTGGCTGGCCAACTTCGCCATCTCCACGAGCTTCCCGCGCATGGCCGAGCTGGGCCTGGGCTTCGCCTACGGCTTCTACACCCTCTTCGCGCTGCTGAGCTTCTTCTTCGTGCTGAAGTTCGTCCCCGAGACCAACGGGCGCGAGCTGGAGGACATGGACTGA
- a CDS encoding pyridoxal phosphate-dependent aminotransferase: protein MRLASRLDNLGTETAFAVAAAAADWKAQGHEVFPFHLGDLDFPLADHIVEAMNAAIADGRTGYCPGPGIPELRAALADDIGSRRGMTVAPEDVTVMTGGKPVITKFLQAVMNPGDEVLYPNPGFPIYESQIEYLGGVARPYRYLPTDDGFRIDLDQVRDAITDRTVAIIYNDLQNPISAESTDAEREAVAALAQEHDLWVLSDEAYFEMRYEGDSTSIASLPGMAERTCILYTFSKKFAMTGSRLGCAVAPTELGKVFSTMNTNDESCTTHYVQWAGIAALQGTQQPVADMLDTLRGRRDAACEIVNGTPGMSVETPRSTFYLFPDVTEAIQIVGADGLTDFAQQALHATGVSFCTRNHFGRPQPGEDRSYIRFAYSGLSEDKIRRGLGGLRDWVGSHA, encoded by the coding sequence ATGCGGCTCGCGAGCAGACTGGACAACCTCGGCACCGAGACCGCCTTCGCGGTCGCGGCGGCGGCCGCCGACTGGAAGGCGCAGGGCCACGAGGTCTTCCCCTTCCACCTCGGCGACCTCGACTTCCCGCTGGCCGACCACATCGTCGAGGCGATGAACGCCGCGATCGCGGACGGGAGGACCGGCTACTGCCCGGGACCGGGCATACCGGAGCTGCGGGCGGCCCTCGCCGACGACATCGGCTCCCGCCGCGGCATGACCGTCGCCCCCGAGGACGTCACCGTGATGACCGGCGGCAAACCGGTGATCACCAAGTTCCTCCAGGCGGTGATGAACCCGGGCGACGAGGTGCTCTACCCCAACCCGGGATTCCCGATCTACGAGTCCCAGATCGAGTACCTCGGCGGCGTCGCCCGGCCCTACCGCTACCTCCCGACCGACGACGGCTTCCGCATCGACCTGGACCAGGTGCGCGACGCCATCACCGACCGGACCGTCGCCATCATCTACAACGACCTGCAGAACCCGATCTCCGCTGAGTCCACCGACGCCGAGCGGGAGGCGGTCGCCGCGCTCGCCCAGGAGCACGACCTCTGGGTGCTCTCCGACGAGGCCTACTTCGAGATGCGCTACGAGGGCGACTCGACCTCGATCGCGAGCCTGCCGGGGATGGCCGAGCGCACCTGCATCCTCTACACCTTCTCCAAGAAGTTCGCGATGACCGGATCGCGGCTCGGGTGCGCGGTCGCCCCGACCGAGCTCGGGAAGGTCTTCTCGACCATGAACACCAACGACGAGTCGTGCACCACCCACTACGTCCAGTGGGCCGGGATCGCGGCGCTCCAGGGCACGCAGCAGCCGGTCGCCGACATGCTCGACACGTTGCGCGGGCGACGGGACGCCGCGTGCGAGATCGTCAACGGCACGCCCGGTATGTCGGTGGAGACGCCGCGCTCGACGTTCTACCTCTTCCCCGATGTGACCGAGGCGATCCAGATCGTCGGGGCGGACGGGCTCACGGACTTCGCGCAGCAGGCGCTGCACGCGACCGGCGTGAGCTTCTGCACCCGCAACCACTTCGGCCGGCCGCAGCCGGGCGAGGACCGCAGCTACATCCGGTTCGCCTACTCCGGGCTGTCCGAGGACAAGATCCGGCGCGGCCTCGGCGGGCTGCGCGACTGGGTCGGGAGCCACGCGTGA
- a CDS encoding 2-hydroxyacid dehydrogenase, translating to MSRVVVTGRIPKPGLDILRRAGHEVDAWEGEDTQPRESVLEHVQGADALLTLLTEKVDAELLDAAGDQLQVVANVAVGYNNVDVEVCRERGVVATNTPGVLTEATADIAMGLILMATRRLGEGERIIRSGTPWQWGMFYLLGSGLQRKTLGVVGLGGIGAAVARRARAFGMNVIYSSRSQAARELELELGAHRVDMDTLLAESDVLSLHCPYSPATHHLISHDQLAAMKPTAYLVNTARGPVIDEAALVEALRSGQIAGAGLDVFEDEPDVHPGLLDCENAVLVPHLGSATIETRTAMATLAADNAVAVLAGEEPPSPIR from the coding sequence GTGAGCCGGGTCGTCGTCACCGGGAGGATCCCCAAGCCGGGACTGGACATCCTGCGCCGCGCCGGCCACGAGGTCGACGCCTGGGAGGGCGAGGACACGCAGCCACGGGAGTCGGTGCTGGAGCACGTGCAGGGCGCCGACGCGCTGCTCACGCTGCTGACCGAGAAGGTCGACGCCGAGCTGCTCGACGCCGCCGGGGACCAGCTGCAGGTCGTCGCCAACGTCGCGGTGGGCTACAACAACGTCGACGTCGAGGTATGCCGGGAGCGCGGCGTCGTCGCGACCAACACCCCGGGGGTGCTCACCGAGGCGACGGCCGACATCGCGATGGGGCTGATCCTCATGGCGACGCGGCGCCTGGGCGAGGGCGAGCGGATCATCCGCAGCGGCACCCCGTGGCAGTGGGGCATGTTCTACCTCCTCGGCTCCGGGCTGCAGCGCAAGACGCTGGGCGTCGTCGGCCTCGGGGGGATCGGGGCTGCGGTCGCACGCAGGGCGCGTGCCTTCGGGATGAACGTCATCTACTCCTCTCGCTCGCAGGCCGCGCGCGAGCTGGAGCTCGAGCTCGGCGCCCACCGCGTCGACATGGACACGCTGCTCGCCGAGTCGGACGTGCTGAGCCTGCACTGCCCCTACTCCCCCGCCACCCACCACCTGATCAGCCACGACCAGCTCGCCGCGATGAAGCCGACGGCATACCTCGTCAACACCGCCCGCGGGCCGGTCATCGACGAGGCCGCGCTGGTCGAGGCCCTGCGCAGCGGGCAGATCGCCGGTGCCGGGCTGGACGTCTTCGAGGACGAGCCGGACGTGCACCCCGGCCTCCTGGACTGCGAGAACGCCGTGCTCGTGCCGCACCTGGGCTCCGCCACCATCGAAACCCGCACCGCGATGGCCACCCTCGCCGCGGACAACGCCGTCGCCGTGCTGGCCGGCGAGGAGCCGCCCTCGCCCATCCGCTGA
- a CDS encoding helix-turn-helix domain-containing protein, with the protein MNIEQSAELERRVRRHAALADATRLRIVDALALSDRAVSALGRGLGLSSNLLAHHLRVLEDAGLVCRHRSEGDGRRTYVSLVGGPPGEAPAAPDLGTAERVVFVCTANTARSHLAAALWRAASTVDTVSAGTHPGERIAPGALAAARRHDLELPEVAPRQVDGLLTPGDLVVTVCDRAHEELGGADALHWSVPDPVRNGTARAFDEAHDDLAARVAALVPALTPGARAT; encoded by the coding sequence ATGAACATTGAGCAAAGTGCCGAGCTGGAGCGTCGGGTGCGACGGCACGCGGCGCTGGCGGACGCGACCCGGCTGCGGATCGTCGACGCGCTGGCACTCTCCGACCGTGCGGTCTCGGCTCTCGGCAGGGGTCTCGGCCTCTCGTCCAACCTGCTCGCGCACCACCTCAGGGTGCTCGAGGACGCCGGGCTGGTGTGCCGGCACCGCTCGGAGGGCGACGGCCGCCGGACCTACGTCTCGCTCGTCGGGGGGCCGCCGGGAGAGGCGCCTGCCGCGCCGGACCTCGGCACCGCCGAGCGCGTGGTCTTCGTGTGCACCGCCAACACGGCCCGCTCGCATCTCGCCGCGGCGCTCTGGCGCGCGGCCAGCACCGTGGACACGGTGTCGGCCGGGACGCACCCGGGGGAGCGCATCGCGCCGGGTGCGCTCGCCGCTGCGCGACGGCACGACCTGGAGCTGCCAGAGGTCGCGCCGCGGCAGGTCGACGGGCTGCTGACGCCGGGCGACCTCGTCGTCACCGTGTGCGACCGGGCGCACGAGGAGCTCGGCGGCGCCGATGCGCTGCACTGGTCCGTCCCTGACCCGGTCCGGAACGGCACGGCGCGCGCCTTCGACGAGGCCCACGACGACCTCGCCGCCCGGGTCGCTGCCCTCGTCCCCGCGCTCACCCCGGGTGCCCGGGCAACCTGA
- a CDS encoding aquaporin: MTTPPLPRRLLAEGIGTALLVTTVVGSGIMAQQLSPDDVGLQLLQNSTATVLGLSVLILVLGPVSGAHFNPMVTLTAWFLGRRDGSGPTATEGMAYAVTQVVGGIAGCVLANLMFAVPTALSTTDRATGPHLLAEVVATAGLVGLIFGLLRAGREAVVAPAVGAYIGAAYWFTSSTSFANPAVTIGRIFSDTFAGIAPASAPGFVLAQVVGAAIGVAAVLALFPTPRESTPIAVPDEPTSTAEAAG; the protein is encoded by the coding sequence GTGACCACCCCTCCTCTCCCCCGACGCCTCCTCGCCGAGGGCATCGGCACCGCGCTGCTCGTCACCACCGTCGTCGGCTCCGGGATCATGGCCCAGCAACTCTCCCCCGACGACGTCGGGCTCCAGCTGCTGCAGAACTCCACCGCGACCGTCCTCGGGCTCTCGGTCCTCATCCTCGTCCTGGGCCCGGTGTCCGGCGCCCACTTCAACCCGATGGTGACGCTCACCGCGTGGTTCCTCGGGCGCCGGGACGGCTCCGGCCCGACCGCGACAGAAGGTATGGCGTACGCGGTCACCCAGGTCGTCGGCGGCATCGCGGGCTGCGTGCTCGCCAACCTCATGTTCGCCGTCCCGACGGCGCTGTCGACGACCGATCGGGCGACCGGTCCGCACCTGCTCGCCGAGGTCGTCGCGACCGCCGGCCTGGTGGGGCTCATCTTCGGGTTGCTGCGAGCGGGCCGCGAGGCCGTCGTCGCCCCCGCCGTCGGCGCCTACATCGGCGCCGCCTACTGGTTCACCAGCTCCACCTCCTTCGCGAACCCGGCGGTCACCATCGGCCGCATCTTCTCCGACACCTTCGCCGGGATCGCCCCGGCCTCCGCGCCTGGATTCGTCCTGGCCCAGGTCGTCGGCGCAGCGATCGGTGTGGCGGCCGTCCTCGCCCTCTTCCCCACCCCGCGGGAGTCCACGCCCATCGCCGTTCCCGACGAGCCCACATCCACCGCGGAGGCAGCAGGATGA
- a CDS encoding three-helix bundle dimerization domain-containing protein, which yields MTPTPLNDADPYVGIVDDLAYSYDGTFSRESIAAAVQEARDLLEPRSTIHTFLPVLVARQAREQLMAAAQAEGTPPTSSSPWGAATRARSSRASATRTGPSPIPMVSRSSSSARSATTSRGG from the coding sequence ATGACCCCGACCCCCCTGAACGACGCCGACCCCTACGTCGGCATCGTCGACGACCTCGCCTACAGCTACGACGGCACCTTCTCGCGAGAGAGCATCGCCGCCGCCGTGCAGGAGGCCCGCGACCTGCTCGAGCCGCGCTCCACCATCCACACCTTCCTGCCGGTGCTGGTCGCACGGCAGGCACGCGAGCAGCTCATGGCCGCCGCGCAGGCCGAGGGCACGCCGCCGACGTCATCGTCACCATGGGGTGCGGCGACGCGTGCCCGGTCTTCCCGGGCAAGCGCTACGAGGACTGGTCCGTCGCCGATCCCGATGGTCAGCCGATCGAGCTCGTCCGCGAGATCCGCGACGACATCCAGGGGCGGGTGA
- a CDS encoding arsenate reductase ArsC, which translates to MTVTTDSRPSVLYVCVHNAGRSQMAAAYTHHLSGGAVEVRSAGSAPADEVNPAVLEALLEEGIDISAQTPKVLTTEAVQASDVVVTMGCGDACPIFPGKRYEDWALADPAGRGVEAVRPIRDEIRSRVSGMLRELGVEPVEG; encoded by the coding sequence ATGACCGTGACCACCGACAGTCGTCCTTCCGTCCTCTACGTCTGCGTCCACAACGCCGGCCGCTCCCAGATGGCCGCGGCCTACACCCACCACCTCTCCGGCGGCGCGGTCGAGGTCCGCTCGGCCGGCTCCGCCCCGGCGGACGAGGTCAACCCCGCGGTCCTGGAGGCGCTGCTCGAGGAGGGGATCGACATCTCGGCCCAGACCCCGAAGGTGCTCACCACCGAGGCGGTGCAGGCCTCCGACGTCGTCGTCACCATGGGCTGCGGCGACGCCTGCCCGATCTTCCCCGGCAAGCGCTACGAGGACTGGGCGCTGGCGGACCCGGCCGGGCGAGGCGTCGAGGCGGTCCGGCCGATCCGCGACGAGATCCGGTCTCGGGTGAGCGGGATGCTGCGCGAGCTCGGGGTGGAGCCGGTCGAGGGCTGA
- a CDS encoding LCP family protein yields MSDSRGTSERGSGAPASRSEWRSRQSWADPSLRRSLGLTTLSAVVPGSGLLGTPRRRLGLVIVALALVALLVVGGYALTNGLTTTALQTAADTGRLRAIAVVLVLGTLVWVSGIALTALASAPRRPTSGGRAALVTLTTVLCLAVTAPAVFGVRYITAHVDAVDKVFSSGGVVGGSGGGGATPTSVVGDDPDDPWKDLPRVNVMLLGSDGSDAREGTRTDTMIVASIDTETGDSVLFSIPRNLQRIPLPRDNPLHRVHGPVYDCGDQCLMNSIWTEAEATAEQHPEWYADDPTPGQTATREVLSGILGIPIHHTVIVNMEGFADLVDAMGGVLVNVQERIPIGGRTFTDANGTLQLDQTSDYEWLEAGSHRLDGPQALAYSRSRVTSDDFSRMRRQRCMVAAVVDQVEPMTMLQRYPQIIGAVGDNVVTDLPQEDLDEWAGLVLQVQGATMSSLPFTGANIDTVDPNYSQIRARVYEALNPAPAPEPPPGEATATSAPEDEAQETTEAPRRNLRRPPRRSPPTSSRTSGRSAADRHEPPRSIEVCGRPPPPDGDGGLRGSSRSGLPQTGRTASACGPLGLWVTSNSTRWASSSVR; encoded by the coding sequence ATGTCCGACAGCCGCGGCACCTCCGAGCGCGGGTCCGGTGCACCCGCATCGCGCTCGGAGTGGCGCTCCCGGCAGTCGTGGGCGGACCCGAGCCTGCGCCGCTCGCTCGGCCTCACCACCCTGAGCGCCGTGGTGCCCGGCTCCGGGCTCCTCGGGACCCCGCGACGCCGGCTGGGCCTGGTGATCGTCGCGCTCGCCCTGGTCGCGCTGCTCGTCGTCGGCGGGTATGCCCTGACCAACGGCCTGACCACGACCGCGCTGCAGACCGCCGCCGACACCGGGCGGCTCCGGGCCATCGCGGTCGTGCTCGTCCTCGGGACCCTGGTCTGGGTGAGCGGTATCGCGCTGACCGCGCTGGCCTCGGCACCACGTCGGCCCACCTCGGGCGGCCGCGCCGCGCTCGTGACGCTCACCACGGTGCTGTGCCTGGCGGTGACGGCCCCGGCGGTCTTCGGGGTGCGCTACATCACCGCCCACGTGGACGCTGTCGACAAGGTCTTCAGCTCCGGCGGCGTCGTCGGCGGGAGCGGCGGCGGCGGGGCCACGCCCACGTCGGTGGTCGGTGACGACCCCGACGACCCGTGGAAAGACCTCCCGCGGGTCAACGTCATGCTGCTCGGCTCCGACGGCTCGGACGCCCGCGAGGGGACGCGCACCGACACGATGATCGTCGCGAGCATCGACACCGAGACCGGGGACAGCGTCCTGTTCTCCATCCCCCGCAACCTGCAGCGGATCCCGCTCCCCCGGGACAACCCGCTCCACCGCGTCCACGGACCGGTCTACGACTGCGGCGACCAGTGCCTGATGAACAGCATCTGGACCGAGGCCGAGGCCACCGCCGAGCAGCACCCGGAGTGGTATGCCGACGACCCGACGCCGGGGCAGACGGCGACCCGCGAGGTGCTCTCCGGCATCCTCGGCATACCGATCCACCACACGGTGATCGTCAACATGGAGGGCTTCGCCGACCTGGTGGACGCCATGGGCGGGGTCCTCGTCAACGTCCAGGAGCGGATCCCGATCGGCGGGCGGACCTTCACCGACGCCAACGGCACCCTGCAGCTGGACCAGACCTCGGACTACGAGTGGCTCGAGGCGGGCTCGCACCGGCTCGACGGGCCCCAGGCGTTGGCCTACTCCCGCTCCCGGGTGACCTCCGACGACTTCTCCCGGATGCGGCGGCAGCGCTGCATGGTGGCGGCGGTCGTCGACCAGGTCGAGCCGATGACGATGCTGCAGCGCTACCCTCAGATCATCGGGGCGGTGGGCGACAACGTCGTGACCGACCTGCCGCAGGAGGACCTCGACGAGTGGGCAGGGCTGGTGCTGCAGGTGCAGGGGGCGACGATGAGCAGCCTTCCCTTCACCGGCGCCAACATCGACACCGTCGACCCCAACTACTCCCAGATCCGCGCGCGCGTCTACGAGGCGCTCAACCCCGCGCCGGCCCCGGAGCCCCCGCCCGGGGAGGCCACCGCCACCAGCGCGCCGGAGGACGAGGCGCAGGAGACCACCGAGGCACCCCGGAGGAACCTGCGGCGACCACCTCGGAGGAGCCCACCGACGAGCTCGAGGACGTCGGGGCGGTCTGCGGCTGATCGGCACGAACCACCGCGGTCGATCGAGGTATGCGGAAGGCCCCCGCCACCTGATGGTGACGGGGGCCTTCGCGGAAGCTCTAGGAGCGGCCTACCTCAGACCGGGCGAACAGCGTCCGCCTGCGGCCCCTTGGGGCTCTGGGTGACGTCGAACTCGACCCGCTGGGCCTCCTCGAGCGTCCGGTAG
- a CDS encoding cold-shock protein: MAQGTVKWFNAEKGFGFIAQDGGGPDVFVHYSAIETNGYRTLEEAQRVEFDVTQSPKGPQADAVRPV, translated from the coding sequence ATGGCACAGGGAACCGTGAAGTGGTTCAACGCGGAGAAGGGCTTCGGCTTCATCGCTCAGGATGGCGGTGGCCCCGACGTGTTCGTCCACTACTCGGCCATCGAGACCAACGGCTACCGGACGCTCGAGGAGGCCCAGCGGGTCGAGTTCGACGTCACCCAGAGCCCCAAGGGGCCGCAGGCGGACGCTGTTCGCCCGGTCTGA
- a CDS encoding YtxH domain-containing protein, which produces MRNKLMLLVGAAAGYVLGARAGRERYDQIADQANKAWSNPKVQETVEQVKAKAPEIGQKVSDQARGKAEEVKSRVSGHETTGTDGSYENRTGSLDGDGEATVDTTGFGPGGEKLP; this is translated from the coding sequence ATGCGCAACAAGCTGATGCTGCTCGTCGGTGCGGCCGCAGGCTACGTCCTGGGGGCGCGTGCCGGGCGCGAGCGCTACGACCAGATCGCCGACCAGGCCAACAAGGCCTGGAGCAACCCCAAGGTCCAGGAGACCGTCGAGCAGGTCAAGGCCAAGGCCCCCGAGATCGGCCAGAAGGTCAGCGACCAGGCCCGCGGGAAGGCTGAAGAGGTCAAGTCCCGCGTGAGCGGCCACGAGACCACCGGCACCGACGGGTCCTACGAGAACCGCACCGGCAGCCTGGACGGCGACGGCGAGGCGACCGTCGACACCACCGGCTTCGGCCCGGGTGGCGAGAAGCTGCCCTGA
- the epsC gene encoding serine O-acetyltransferase EpsC — translation MVHRFSEHARRGAGALRRAVASAREDLDAAIERDPATSSRVEMALASPGLHALWVHRASHAMWGAGLRLPARLLSQAARSATGVEIHPGASIGRRFFVDHGMGVVIGETAEIGDDVMLYHGVTLGGRSLDPTIKRHPTLGDGVTVGAGAKILGDIAVGHGAQVGANAVVTKDVPSMAVATGIPASVRRPEPGSDPQQALYDDPAIWI, via the coding sequence ATGGTCCACCGGTTCAGCGAGCACGCGCGCCGCGGGGCAGGTGCCCTGCGGCGGGCCGTGGCCTCGGCGCGGGAGGACCTCGACGCCGCGATCGAGCGTGACCCGGCGACGAGCAGCCGGGTCGAGATGGCCCTCGCCTCGCCCGGGCTGCACGCCCTGTGGGTGCACCGCGCCAGCCACGCGATGTGGGGGGCCGGCCTGCGACTGCCCGCCCGGCTGCTCTCGCAGGCGGCGCGGTCGGCGACCGGGGTGGAGATCCACCCGGGGGCGAGCATCGGACGGCGCTTCTTCGTCGACCACGGCATGGGTGTCGTCATCGGCGAGACCGCCGAGATCGGCGACGACGTCATGCTCTACCACGGCGTGACCCTGGGCGGGCGCTCGCTCGACCCGACGATCAAGCGGCACCCGACCCTGGGCGACGGCGTCACCGTGGGCGCCGGGGCGAAGATCCTGGGTGACATCGCCGTCGGTCACGGGGCCCAGGTCGGCGCCAACGCGGTGGTCACCAAGGACGTGCCGTCCATGGCCGTCGCGACCGGCATCCCCGCCTCGGTGCGGCGTCCCGAGCCCGGCAGCGACCCGCAGCAGGCGCTCTACGACGACCCGGCGATCTGGATCTGA
- the cysK gene encoding cysteine synthase A: MRVHDDITQAIGGTPLVRLNRLAEGLPEGTQVLLKMESQNPAASVKDRIGASIIDAAVEAGELKPGGTIVEGTSGNTGIALAMVGAARGYQVVLAMPETMSLERRALLRAYGAELVLTPGPEGMKGAVAKADEIAAERGAVRARQFANPANIKVHYETTGPEVWEDTDGTVDIFVAGVGTGGTITGAGRYLREQKPDVGLVVVEPADSPILTGGQPGPHKIQGLGANFVPEILDTELYDEVVDVQLDDALRVARSLATEEGVLAGISSGANVWGALEVAKRPENAGKTIVVIIPSFGERYLSTVLFEDLRD, encoded by the coding sequence GTGCGCGTTCACGACGACATCACCCAGGCCATCGGAGGGACCCCGCTGGTCCGGCTCAACCGTCTCGCAGAGGGGCTCCCCGAGGGGACGCAGGTCCTGCTCAAGATGGAGTCCCAGAACCCGGCCGCCTCCGTGAAGGACCGCATCGGCGCCTCGATCATCGACGCCGCCGTCGAGGCCGGTGAGCTGAAGCCCGGCGGCACCATCGTCGAGGGCACCTCGGGCAACACCGGCATCGCGCTGGCCATGGTCGGCGCCGCCCGGGGCTACCAGGTCGTGCTGGCCATGCCGGAGACGATGAGCCTGGAGCGCCGTGCCCTGCTGCGCGCCTACGGCGCCGAGCTGGTCCTCACCCCCGGCCCGGAGGGCATGAAGGGCGCCGTCGCCAAGGCCGACGAGATCGCCGCCGAGCGCGGCGCCGTCCGCGCCCGGCAGTTCGCCAACCCGGCCAACATCAAGGTCCACTACGAGACGACCGGGCCGGAGGTCTGGGAGGACACCGACGGGACGGTCGACATCTTCGTCGCCGGCGTCGGCACCGGCGGCACGATCACCGGTGCCGGTCGCTACCTGCGGGAGCAGAAGCCGGACGTCGGCCTGGTCGTCGTCGAGCCCGCCGACAGCCCGATCCTCACCGGTGGCCAGCCCGGACCGCACAAGATCCAGGGCCTGGGCGCCAACTTCGTGCCGGAGATCCTCGACACCGAGCTTTACGACGAGGTCGTCGACGTGCAGCTCGATGATGCCCTGCGCGTGGCCCGCTCGCTGGCCACCGAGGAGGGCGTGCTCGCCGGCATCTCCTCCGGCGCCAACGTCTGGGGTGCCCTCGAGGTCGCGAAGCGGCCGGAGAACGCCGGCAAGACCATCGTCGTGATCATCCCCTCCTTCGGCGAGCGCTACCTGTCCACCGTGCTCTTCGAGGACCTGCGGGACTGA